A window of the Candidatus Paceibacterota bacterium genome harbors these coding sequences:
- a CDS encoding electron transfer flavoprotein subunit alpha gives METILLLAHIETDGSLAKPALEALGAAKTLCAGMADSKLIVALVGRDVQAAADRIAACGAAAFLGVAGPDFSQSRYATDAAAVEALAKAAQATLVLAPATSRWNRALPGVAQRLGGRADTHVTGLAADNGAPSISRWYYRQRMEAVLRRTLRPWFILIDPGSQPAWEGAAGTAAVQAIPVSLSETCKRTTVLGVREPAADAQTIRPDANLLLVAGAGWTKKQADSQAHVKEAEQLILDCLKLSRASLGSSKSLVDLGGEGQAVLSFLTHLNQIGQTGSTPRHPKGLATCCHGEEPHTVGWRFIAERRAINLDPNCGWARGKADVLYVADAFAVMGKLNQLLAEGSG, from the coding sequence ATGGAAACAATTCTTCTCCTCGCCCACATCGAAACCGATGGTTCGCTGGCCAAGCCCGCGCTCGAAGCCCTGGGGGCGGCTAAGACCCTGTGTGCCGGCATGGCCGACTCGAAACTGATCGTGGCCCTGGTTGGCCGGGATGTGCAGGCCGCCGCCGACCGCATAGCTGCTTGCGGGGCTGCCGCTTTTCTGGGTGTGGCGGGCCCTGACTTTTCGCAATCGCGCTACGCCACGGACGCCGCTGCGGTTGAAGCGCTCGCCAAAGCCGCTCAGGCTACCCTGGTCCTGGCACCAGCGACCTCGCGTTGGAACAGGGCCCTGCCGGGCGTTGCCCAACGGCTGGGCGGCCGAGCGGACACGCACGTAACCGGGCTCGCCGCTGACAACGGCGCGCCGTCAATCAGTCGCTGGTACTATCGCCAGCGCATGGAAGCCGTCCTGCGGCGGACTCTTAGGCCGTGGTTTATCCTCATTGATCCCGGCAGTCAACCGGCCTGGGAAGGCGCCGCCGGGACCGCAGCCGTGCAGGCTATTCCGGTCAGCCTGTCTGAAACCTGCAAACGTACCACTGTGCTTGGGGTGCGCGAACCGGCGGCTGATGCTCAAACGATACGGCCCGACGCCAATTTGCTACTGGTGGCTGGCGCCGGCTGGACAAAGAAACAGGCCGACAGTCAGGCGCACGTCAAGGAAGCCGAGCAGTTAATTCTCGACTGCCTCAAGCTCTCCCGAGCCTCGCTTGGCAGCAGCAAGTCGCTGGTAGACTTGGGCGGCGAGGGGCAGGCGGTGCTGTCCTTCCTGACGCATCTTAATCAAATAGGCCAAACCGGCTCCACGCCCCGGCACCCGAAAGGGCTGGCCACGTGCTGTCATGGGGAAGAGCCACACACGGTTGGCTGGCGCTTCATTGCTGAGCGCCGCGCCATCAATCTCGATCCGAACTGCGGCTGGGCGCGAGGCAAGGCTGACGTGCTTTATGTCGCCGACGCCTTCGCCGTCATGGGCAAGCTGAATCAGTTGCTGGCCGAAGGCTCCGGGTAG
- a CDS encoding glycosyl hydrolase, with protein sequence MRTVIHVAFMLRSAVLVLLFCIATPVWGGAGQTAGGEHDELANGFADPPNSARLRAYWWWLNGNVTKAAITRDLEEMKAKGFGGALICDAGGAQQDGNDPVPHGPTFFTPEWRELYIHALREAERLGLEMSLNIQSGWNLGGPMVKAEDAAKKLTWSEALISGPAKYAAALPVPKAREGFYRDVATVAYRRTARARQPAPPSITSSSSQPDHLAELACDGNSDTYWVSSGTKPGEGPTAARPEWIQLSFPQTVRGLKLHVMGRPGYGPKECELQVSNDGKTFRSERRFGMADGESAELSMVDADASNIRIVVLAAYDRGSPGAPRNVQIGEISCFWKDHSLGQPARPPLQNWEQKAIYKPLHFSAPDTAPLFEELPATPGEEDTRAADVLDLTAMLSKEGILHWDVPEGTWQVIRLGCTIGNHSHVSTCSDGWQGYSLDVLDAGAFRRYWDAVVEPLIADAGPLAGRTLKYLHTDSWEVEPLNWTPNLRAEFRKRRGYDPLPFFPVLAGRIVDSRPASNRFLYDFRKTLGDLAVDNHYRIFRDLAHKHGLQIHPESGGPHAVPIDAQRCLGMDDAPMSEFWAWSWRHRVGESNRFFVKQPASAAHTYGHRLVLAEGFTTIGPHWQETLWDNLKPSFDQAACEGLNLLVWHAFVCSPEEMGLPGQQYFAGTHFNPNTTWWSRSAPFLAYLNRCQFMLQQGLFVADACYYYGDHVPNFAQLKRSDPAHVLPGYDYDVVTEDVILKRMSVRDGRIVLPDGMSYRVLALPDRPGISLAVLKKLEKMVKAGATIVGPRPAQTYSLSGYPKCDAEVVRLADRLWGNDRQVSGIRRYGCGRVISGQTPRQVLGGDGLKPDFGFRLQPQPTTLDPQAPPVLDYIHRASREADIYFVANRSNCWLKPDCTFRVAGKVPELWDPLTGSSRLAAVYTRSEETTTLPLQFAPYGSMFVVFRQPASPKSVATGQTGSNFPAYSEPHELSGAWTVQFDPRWGGPESAVFDQLVSWPQRSEEGIKYYSGKATYHKTFDLPESLRRDRHRLSLDLGDVKNLATVRLNGRNFGTLWAVPFRVDATEAIKPTGNKLEVEVVNFWPNRIIGDQFLQPEKRFTRTNIRKLTKDTPLMESGLLGPVRILVEER encoded by the coding sequence ATGAGAACAGTCATTCATGTCGCATTCATGTTGCGCAGCGCGGTGCTCGTGCTGCTATTCTGCATAGCAACACCAGTTTGGGGGGGGGCCGGCCAAACTGCGGGAGGGGAGCATGATGAGCTTGCCAACGGCTTCGCCGATCCGCCCAACAGCGCCCGCCTGCGCGCGTATTGGTGGTGGCTCAATGGAAATGTCACCAAAGCCGCTATTACCCGCGACCTGGAAGAAATGAAGGCCAAGGGCTTCGGCGGCGCATTGATTTGCGATGCGGGCGGCGCGCAACAGGACGGTAACGACCCGGTGCCGCACGGCCCCACTTTCTTTACGCCCGAGTGGCGCGAACTCTACATACACGCGCTGCGCGAGGCCGAGCGCCTGGGCTTGGAGATGAGCTTGAACATACAGAGCGGATGGAACCTGGGCGGACCTATGGTCAAAGCCGAAGACGCGGCGAAGAAGCTGACCTGGTCGGAGGCCCTCATTAGCGGACCGGCCAAATACGCTGCGGCGCTGCCGGTGCCAAAAGCCCGGGAAGGATTTTATCGTGACGTCGCCACAGTGGCGTATCGGCGGACAGCCAGGGCGCGACAGCCGGCCCCGCCAAGCATCACGAGCAGTTCCTCACAGCCGGACCACCTGGCCGAACTGGCGTGCGACGGCAACTCAGACACGTATTGGGTCTCCTCGGGCACGAAGCCCGGCGAGGGCCCAACTGCGGCTCGCCCTGAGTGGATCCAACTGAGCTTTCCGCAGACAGTCCGGGGCCTGAAGCTCCATGTCATGGGAAGGCCCGGTTACGGCCCGAAGGAGTGTGAGCTGCAGGTTTCCAACGACGGCAAGACCTTCCGGTCCGAGCGTCGGTTTGGCATGGCGGACGGCGAGTCAGCAGAACTAAGCATGGTTGACGCGGACGCCTCGAACATCCGAATCGTTGTGCTGGCGGCATACGACCGGGGATCGCCTGGTGCGCCACGGAATGTGCAAATTGGCGAGATAAGCTGCTTTTGGAAGGACCATTCCCTGGGGCAGCCCGCGCGCCCGCCGCTTCAAAATTGGGAGCAAAAAGCGATCTACAAGCCTCTGCACTTTTCTGCGCCTGACACCGCGCCCCTGTTTGAGGAACTGCCGGCCACTCCTGGCGAGGAGGACACCCGGGCTGCAGATGTCCTGGACCTTACCGCGATGCTCTCCAAAGAAGGCATCTTGCACTGGGATGTCCCGGAGGGCACGTGGCAGGTTATTCGGCTCGGCTGCACGATTGGGAACCATTCGCACGTGTCAACTTGCAGCGATGGCTGGCAAGGCTACTCCCTGGACGTGTTGGATGCGGGCGCGTTCCGGCGTTACTGGGATGCGGTGGTCGAGCCGCTGATCGCCGACGCCGGTCCGTTGGCGGGGCGCACTCTCAAGTATCTGCACACGGACAGTTGGGAAGTCGAGCCGCTGAATTGGACTCCCAACCTGCGCGCCGAGTTCCGCAAGCGCCGGGGCTACGACCCGCTGCCGTTCTTCCCCGTGCTGGCGGGCCGGATCGTAGATTCACGCCCGGCCAGCAACCGCTTTCTGTATGACTTCCGCAAAACACTTGGCGACCTGGCTGTTGACAACCACTACCGCATCTTCCGCGACCTCGCACACAAACACGGCCTCCAAATCCATCCCGAGTCCGGCGGACCCCATGCGGTGCCGATTGACGCCCAGCGCTGCCTCGGCATGGATGACGCGCCTATGTCCGAATTCTGGGCCTGGTCGTGGCGGCACCGGGTCGGGGAAAGCAACCGGTTCTTCGTGAAGCAGCCTGCCTCGGCGGCCCACACCTATGGGCACCGGCTGGTGTTAGCGGAAGGATTTACCACCATCGGCCCGCATTGGCAGGAGACGCTCTGGGATAATCTGAAACCCTCTTTCGACCAGGCCGCCTGCGAGGGCCTGAACCTGTTGGTCTGGCATGCGTTCGTGTGCTCCCCGGAGGAGATGGGTCTGCCGGGGCAACAGTATTTTGCCGGAACTCACTTCAATCCAAACACGACGTGGTGGTCGAGGTCCGCCCCCTTCCTGGCCTATCTCAATCGCTGCCAGTTCATGCTGCAGCAGGGCCTGTTCGTCGCGGATGCCTGCTACTACTATGGCGACCACGTGCCGAACTTCGCTCAGCTCAAACGCAGCGATCCGGCGCATGTGCTGCCCGGCTACGATTACGATGTCGTGACCGAGGATGTTATCCTCAAGCGCATGTCCGTGCGGGACGGCCGAATCGTGCTGCCGGACGGGATGAGTTACCGTGTGCTTGCGTTGCCGGATCGGCCCGGCATCTCGCTCGCGGTGCTCAAGAAACTGGAGAAGATGGTCAAAGCCGGCGCGACCATCGTCGGCCCCAGGCCTGCGCAAACCTATTCATTGAGCGGGTATCCCAAATGCGATGCCGAGGTGGTCCGGCTCGCGGATCGGTTGTGGGGGAACGATCGGCAGGTGAGCGGCATAAGGCGCTATGGCTGTGGGCGCGTGATCTCCGGGCAGACTCCCCGCCAAGTGCTCGGTGGTGATGGGCTCAAACCGGACTTCGGCTTCCGGCTGCAGCCGCAACCCACAACCTTGGACCCACAAGCCCCACCGGTGCTGGATTACATTCACCGAGCCAGCCGCGAAGCGGACATCTACTTTGTGGCAAACCGCTCCAACTGCTGGCTGAAGCCGGATTGCACCTTTCGCGTGGCCGGCAAAGTCCCCGAGCTTTGGGACCCACTGACCGGAAGCAGCCGCCTCGCCGCGGTTTACACGCGTAGCGAAGAAACCACCACGCTGCCCCTTCAGTTTGCGCCGTATGGCTCCATGTTCGTGGTGTTCCGTCAGCCAGCCTCACCCAAGTCCGTCGCCACTGGTCAAACAGGTTCGAATTTCCCGGCCTACTCGGAGCCGCACGAACTCTCCGGAGCGTGGACTGTCCAGTTCGATCCCAGGTGGGGCGGGCCGGAATCGGCGGTTTTCGACCAATTAGTCAGTTGGCCCCAGCGATCTGAGGAAGGCATCAAGTATTATTCAGGCAAGGCGACTTATCACAAAACGTTTGACCTGCCGGAATCGCTGCGTCGTGATCGCCACCGCTTGTCGTTGGACCTGGGCGATGTCAAAAATCTGGCCACGGTGCGTCTTAATGGAAGGAACTTTGGCACGTTGTGGGCAGTCCCCTTCCGCGTGGACGCGACCGAGGCCATCAAACCGACCGGAAACAAACTCGAGGTGGAGGTCGTTAACTTCTGGCCCAACCGTATTATTGGAGACCAATTCCTCCAGCCGGAGAAGCGCTTTACGCGCACCAATATCCGGAAACTGACCAAGGACACGCCGCTGATGGAGTCCGGTTTGCTCGGCCCGGTGCGTATTCTGGTTGAGGAACGTTAA
- a CDS encoding glycosyl hydrolase — protein sequence MPSWINFTSGAPNHCPSRPPIFLLLLLVALGWASPSAAPGADLDQGFQRPPESARAWVYWFVMDGNFSREGITADFEALKRAGIGGVSMMEVDVGIPRGTVKFMGPEWRALFKHAVAEAERLGLQITLNAGPGWTGSGGPWVKPEESMQHLVASAVEVAGPKRFDEMLPRPQRRPAFFGDGQLPAELEKAKNDFYRDEIVLAFPTPAGNERISDIDEKALYVRAPYSSQPKVKPFLPTSASYPALPSEAVIAADRVLDISERMGPDGRLAWDVPAGRWTIMRFGRTSTGACTRPAPLPGLGLESDKMDPAALEAHFNAFVGVLLREIGPRKQSAESGWTMLHIDSWEMGAQNWTAAFRDEFRRRRGYDPARYLPAVTGRVVDSLEVTERFLWDVRQTAQELVIQNHAERLKELGRRHGFGLSIEPYDMMPCSDMSFGAVADVPMCEFWLHGFDTTYSVIEAASVAHTCGKQIVAAEAFTSDDTERWQAYPGAMKILGDWAFSSGVNRIVFHRYQHQPQLDARPGMTMGPYGVHWERTQTWWDMAGAYHEYLARCQFMLRQGLPVADVCFLVPEGSPHVFRPPSSARIGQPPDRPGYNYDGCAPETLMSRMSVAADGRLVLPDGMSYRVLVLPEMPTMTPALLRKVRDLVKAGATVVGSPPLKSPSLSGYPQCDDEVQKLAAELWGDGSGAPRLQGRVIREAGKNAARSGKSPEPIKLSKWIWHHEGNPADSAPVGSRYFRRSFNLDGKGDVESGRVYMTADNSFALWVNGRPAGKGNNFHAVSVLDVTQMLRPGENILAVAAENGGTAPNPAGLTGALVVKFRDGHVFTVLTDKTWHAAQDTQGKWATARVAAGHWTGAMELGPAGMAPWGEVGLPAVEPEQFCDFTVVSAVLSELGVRPDFESDAPLRYTHRQTRDADIYFVANREERPVETSCIFRVAGKAPELWDPLTGQTRTLPEFTVRDGRTTVPMRFEPAQSFFVVFRKTEGSAGGRNFPRESKVADLPGSWNVAFDPKWGGPQNVVFDRLQDWSKRKEDGIRYYSGTAIYRKSFDAPKSVRGQRMHLDLGAVKNLAAVRLNGRDLGVVWCAPWRVDITDSAKVKGNQLEITVANLWPNRLIGDQSLPPEQRLTSTTWNPFKKDSPLLESGLLGPVSLVAVEGASAAEPKRKRADAQTGHTQTADCAIVEHPGSRLVTLADARSNLVLRLNYNGRCLLDRVIVRSREVIAPETGVCSAIQVSNHWFTTRSGIPAPKVAVSRNKVTVREIVFGGMGIQVTENWEFTVHPDRILWQISRNYGMAGRLEDSYCPGWDFRDMNTWTGGLLDTGGVVWNKYLETSNATYGAHASAVTFWNRDDGACLRIKSEAGASRPPPHLAMRFSHQPSGIQTASFSVTDSELKPRHDLRRFHPSRQDLWAPYEVKPDQLTVTYSLQSLDYGKAFDRGSFQGLNGKSIRDLLNTIGRYGVIDRRILGANGWRTGFTCLHEQWFSQMGIAIDDPDYLANCAATFDFERDHAIEPSGRVKSRWCCLAHDAMPGTYDANGYYEAQWGYLLDSQPCYVICVAELFDLTGDQEWLRGQKSACERALDYLLRRDADGDGLVEMMTDSHKQERGSDWIDVIWAAHENALVNAELYYALLLWADAEEVLGDDARAADYRRCAAKLKVNFNRTAAEGGFWDPQNQWYAYWREKDGSIHGNNLVTPVQFTAIGYGLCDDAERREAILRRIEKEMRNENLFFWPLNFFPYQPGEGHATVNFPFPNYENGDIFLSWGELAVRAYAKSDPAIAVKYIRNVLDRYEADGLSFQRYERKSQRGAGEDILAGNCMPVVGLYRNIYGLQPKHDRIYLEPHLTPELSGTRLRYQLRNQSYLIDLTTAATRVEVEDFAVRSAQPFALSAKGDTAQLFPGKSGGPAMTLSRSRRAPVEIELDTRLADMASERKWIVSSGSAGVVIWHVVSHLTPHAKYELRRENHKVGSFKADGGGQVEFKCEFDATEPQHFELLQQ from the coding sequence ATGCCATCCTGGATCAACTTCACGTCTGGCGCCCCCAATCACTGCCCTTCACGCCCACCAATCTTCCTGCTGCTGCTGCTGGTGGCGCTTGGTTGGGCAAGCCCTTCTGCCGCCCCGGGGGCCGACCTGGACCAAGGCTTCCAGCGACCACCGGAGTCGGCCCGGGCCTGGGTGTATTGGTTCGTGATGGATGGGAACTTCAGCCGCGAGGGAATCACGGCTGACTTCGAAGCGCTCAAGCGTGCGGGCATCGGCGGAGTGAGCATGATGGAGGTAGACGTGGGCATCCCGCGGGGCACGGTCAAGTTCATGGGGCCCGAGTGGCGGGCGCTGTTCAAACACGCGGTGGCGGAGGCGGAGCGGTTGGGCTTGCAGATCACCCTGAACGCGGGGCCGGGCTGGACCGGAAGCGGTGGCCCATGGGTCAAGCCGGAGGAATCCATGCAGCACCTGGTAGCCAGCGCTGTCGAGGTCGCGGGGCCGAAGCGCTTCGACGAAATGCTGCCGCGCCCGCAGCGCCGACCGGCGTTCTTTGGCGATGGCCAGTTGCCGGCGGAACTGGAGAAGGCGAAGAACGACTTCTATCGGGACGAGATCGTGCTGGCCTTCCCAACGCCGGCGGGCAATGAGCGCATCAGCGACATAGATGAGAAAGCGCTCTACGTGCGCGCGCCCTATTCATCACAGCCCAAGGTGAAGCCATTTCTGCCAACGTCAGCGAGCTATCCGGCGCTGCCGTCGGAGGCGGTGATCGCGGCCGACCGCGTTCTCGATATCAGTGAACGCATGGGACCGGATGGCCGTCTCGCCTGGGACGTACCGGCGGGCCGTTGGACCATCATGCGCTTCGGGCGCACAAGCACGGGCGCCTGCACCCGGCCGGCACCGCTGCCCGGACTGGGCCTGGAGAGTGATAAGATGGACCCCGCTGCGCTCGAGGCGCATTTCAACGCGTTCGTTGGCGTGTTGCTGCGAGAGATCGGCCCGCGCAAGCAGAGTGCCGAGTCGGGGTGGACGATGCTGCACATTGACAGTTGGGAAATGGGCGCGCAGAACTGGACCGCCGCTTTCCGCGATGAGTTCCGCCGCCGCCGGGGCTACGATCCGGCGCGCTATTTGCCCGCCGTTACGGGTCGGGTGGTGGACAGCCTGGAGGTGACGGAACGCTTCCTATGGGACGTGCGGCAGACGGCGCAGGAACTGGTCATTCAGAATCACGCGGAACGACTGAAGGAACTGGGACGCCGGCACGGCTTCGGCCTTTCCATCGAGCCTTACGACATGATGCCGTGCTCCGACATGAGCTTCGGCGCGGTGGCCGATGTGCCCATGTGCGAGTTCTGGCTGCATGGGTTCGACACCACCTACAGCGTTATCGAAGCAGCGTCCGTTGCGCACACCTGCGGAAAGCAGATCGTAGCGGCAGAGGCGTTCACCTCTGACGACACCGAGCGGTGGCAGGCCTATCCAGGAGCGATGAAAATCCTGGGCGATTGGGCATTCAGCTCGGGAGTCAACCGCATCGTCTTCCACCGCTACCAGCACCAGCCGCAGCTCGACGCGCGCCCGGGCATGACGATGGGGCCGTATGGCGTGCATTGGGAACGCACACAGACCTGGTGGGACATGGCAGGCGCGTATCACGAATACCTCGCGCGCTGCCAGTTCATGTTGCGCCAGGGGCTGCCGGTGGCCGATGTCTGCTTCCTCGTGCCGGAGGGTTCGCCCCACGTATTCCGTCCGCCTTCATCCGCTCGCATCGGCCAGCCGCCTGACCGGCCCGGCTACAACTACGACGGCTGTGCGCCGGAGACACTTATGTCGCGCATGTCGGTCGCAGCCGATGGCCGGCTCGTATTGCCCGACGGCATGAGCTACCGCGTGCTGGTCTTGCCGGAGATGCCGACCATGACTCCGGCGCTTTTGCGGAAAGTTCGGGACTTGGTTAAGGCCGGCGCGACGGTGGTCGGTTCGCCGCCGCTGAAATCGCCCAGCTTGAGCGGCTATCCGCAGTGCGACGATGAAGTGCAGAAGCTCGCGGCAGAATTGTGGGGAGATGGATCCGGTGCTCCCCGCCTCCAGGGCCGGGTTATTCGAGAAGCCGGGAAGAATGCAGCCCGCTCTGGGAAATCCCCCGAGCCGATCAAGCTAAGTAAATGGATCTGGCACCATGAAGGCAACCCTGCCGACAGTGCCCCTGTGGGATCACGGTATTTCCGCCGCAGCTTCAATCTAGACGGTAAAGGGGACGTTGAATCCGGCCGTGTTTACATGACCGCGGACAACAGCTTCGCGCTGTGGGTTAATGGCCGGCCCGCGGGCAAGGGGAACAACTTCCACGCCGTGTCCGTGCTCGATGTCACGCAAATGCTCCGGCCTGGCGAGAACATCTTGGCGGTGGCTGCGGAAAATGGCGGCACCGCGCCAAACCCAGCCGGACTCACCGGTGCGCTGGTCGTGAAGTTCCGTGACGGTCATGTCTTCACGGTACTTACCGACAAGACCTGGCATGCGGCCCAAGACACCCAAGGCAAGTGGGCCACTGCCCGAGTGGCGGCGGGGCACTGGACCGGGGCCATGGAATTGGGCCCGGCAGGCATGGCTCCGTGGGGAGAGGTGGGACTACCGGCCGTTGAGCCGGAGCAATTCTGCGACTTCACGGTCGTGTCAGCGGTACTTAGTGAGCTTGGTGTGCGGCCAGACTTCGAGTCCGACGCCCCGCTGCGCTATACCCACCGGCAGACCAGGGATGCGGATATCTACTTCGTCGCCAACCGCGAGGAACGCCCGGTTGAGACAAGCTGCATTTTCCGGGTGGCGGGCAAAGCGCCCGAATTGTGGGATCCGTTGACCGGCCAAACGCGCACCCTGCCTGAGTTCACTGTTCGGGATGGGCGCACGACGGTCCCAATGCGCTTCGAGCCGGCGCAGTCGTTCTTCGTTGTGTTCCGAAAGACCGAGGGCAGTGCGGGGGGGCGGAATTTCCCCAGGGAATCCAAAGTGGCCGATCTACCTGGCTCCTGGAATGTCGCGTTCGACCCCAAGTGGGGCGGGCCGCAGAACGTGGTATTCGACCGCCTGCAGGACTGGAGCAAGCGCAAGGAAGACGGTATCCGTTACTATTCCGGGACCGCGATCTACCGCAAGAGCTTCGATGCGCCCAAGAGCGTGCGCGGGCAGCGGATGCACCTGGATTTGGGCGCGGTGAAGAACCTGGCGGCGGTCCGGTTGAATGGTCGGGACCTGGGCGTAGTATGGTGCGCGCCCTGGCGAGTGGACATCACCGACTCCGCCAAGGTGAAGGGAAACCAGTTGGAAATCACCGTGGCTAACCTGTGGCCGAATCGGTTGATCGGCGACCAGTCGCTTCCCCCCGAACAGCGGCTGACCTCAACAACCTGGAACCCTTTCAAGAAGGATTCGCCCTTGCTGGAGTCGGGCCTGCTGGGCCCGGTATCGTTGGTTGCAGTCGAGGGTGCTTCGGCTGCCGAGCCAAAACGAAAACGGGCCGACGCTCAGACTGGCCATACACAAACCGCCGACTGCGCTATCGTCGAGCACCCGGGCAGCCGTCTGGTAACACTCGCGGATGCGAGGAGCAACCTGGTGCTGCGCTTGAACTACAATGGCCGTTGCCTGCTGGACCGGGTCATAGTCCGCAGCCGCGAAGTGATCGCTCCGGAAACCGGCGTGTGCAGCGCCATCCAGGTCTCGAACCACTGGTTCACCACGCGCAGCGGCATACCTGCGCCCAAAGTAGCTGTCAGCCGGAACAAGGTGACGGTGCGCGAGATTGTCTTCGGAGGCATGGGTATTCAGGTAACGGAGAACTGGGAATTCACCGTGCACCCGGATCGGATTCTCTGGCAGATCAGCCGCAACTACGGGATGGCCGGCCGGCTCGAAGATTCGTACTGCCCGGGGTGGGACTTCCGCGACATGAACACCTGGACCGGCGGGCTGCTGGACACTGGCGGCGTGGTCTGGAACAAGTACCTGGAGACCTCCAATGCTACTTACGGCGCCCACGCCAGCGCCGTCACATTTTGGAATCGAGACGACGGTGCTTGTCTTCGCATCAAAAGTGAAGCAGGCGCATCCCGCCCGCCGCCGCACCTGGCGATGAGGTTCTCACACCAGCCCTCAGGGATCCAAACTGCAAGTTTTTCGGTCACCGACAGTGAACTCAAGCCGAGGCATGACCTGCGCCGTTTCCATCCCTCCCGGCAAGACCTGTGGGCGCCATACGAGGTCAAACCAGACCAGCTAACGGTGACCTACAGCCTCCAATCGCTGGATTACGGCAAGGCGTTCGATCGAGGTTCATTCCAGGGCCTCAACGGCAAGAGCATTCGCGACTTGCTGAATACCATTGGCCGCTATGGGGTCATTGACCGTCGTATTCTCGGCGCCAACGGCTGGCGCACCGGGTTTACCTGCCTGCACGAGCAATGGTTCTCGCAGATGGGCATCGCTATTGACGATCCGGATTACCTGGCGAACTGCGCCGCCACTTTCGACTTCGAGCGGGACCACGCCATTGAGCCGAGCGGACGCGTCAAGTCACGCTGGTGTTGCCTCGCTCACGACGCCATGCCCGGCACCTACGACGCCAACGGCTACTATGAGGCGCAGTGGGGCTACCTGCTGGATTCGCAGCCCTGCTACGTCATTTGCGTGGCGGAATTGTTCGACCTCACCGGCGACCAGGAATGGCTGCGTGGGCAGAAATCCGCCTGCGAGCGCGCGCTGGATTACCTGTTGCGCCGCGACGCCGATGGCGACGGGCTGGTCGAGATGATGACCGACAGTCACAAGCAGGAGCGCGGGAGCGACTGGATTGATGTGATTTGGGCCGCGCACGAAAACGCGCTGGTCAACGCGGAGCTGTACTACGCCTTGCTCCTCTGGGCCGATGCTGAGGAGGTGCTGGGCGACGACGCGCGCGCGGCGGACTATCGCCGATGCGCCGCGAAGCTGAAGGTCAACTTTAACAGAACCGCCGCGGAGGGCGGCTTTTGGGATCCGCAAAACCAGTGGTATGCATATTGGCGGGAAAAGGACGGCTCCATCCACGGCAACAACCTCGTAACCCCCGTACAGTTCACCGCCATCGGCTATGGCTTGTGCGACGATGCGGAGCGGCGCGAGGCAATTCTGCGCCGCATCGAGAAGGAAATGCGGAATGAAAACCTGTTCTTCTGGCCGCTGAACTTCTTTCCCTACCAGCCCGGGGAAGGCCACGCCACGGTCAACTTCCCGTTCCCCAACTACGAGAATGGCGACATCTTCCTTTCCTGGGGAGAACTGGCGGTGCGCGCCTACGCCAAGTCCGATCCGGCCATTGCGGTCAAGTACATCAGGAACGTGCTCGACCGGTATGAAGCCGACGGACTGTCATTCCAGCGCTACGAGCGCAAGTCCCAACGCGGTGCGGGCGAGGACATTCTGGCGGGCAACTGCATGCCGGTGGTAGGGCTGTATCGCAACATCTACGGCCTCCAGCCTAAACACGACCGCATCTACCTCGAACCACACTTGACTCCGGAACTCAGCGGCACGCGGCTTCGCTATCAACTGCGGAACCAATCCTATCTGATAGACCTTACCACGGCTGCGACTCGCGTGGAAGTGGAGGACTTTGCGGTACGCTCGGCGCAGCCTTTTGCGCTGAGTGCGAAAGGGGATACGGCCCAGCTTTTCCCCGGCAAGTCGGGCGGACCCGCAATGACGCTGAGCCGTTCCCGTCGTGCGCCGGTGGAGATCGAACTGGACACCCGGCTTGCGGACATGGCGTCGGAGAGGAAATGGATCGTATCCTCCGGAAGCGCGGGGGTGGTTATCTGGCATGTCGTTTCTCACCTGACGCCACACGCGAAGTACGAGCTGCGTCGGGAGAACCACAAGGTCGGTTCCTTCAAGGCTGACGGTGGGGGACAAGTGGAATTCAAGTGCGAATTCGACGCCACGGAGCCGCAGCACTTCGAACTGCTTCAACAATGA